In Candidatus Binataceae bacterium, one genomic interval encodes:
- a CDS encoding exonuclease domain-containing protein, translated as MNTARDPRATTKEKLYAFLESRPAGADARELLGLLLSGAGSDPELAARIVNTLLASDPNFVFDTATSLWSLRRCAALRVPLNEASFCVVDLETTGGRAGPGTIIEIGAYRMVGRRMVESFETLVRPQGPIPRFISGLTSISNEMVTAAPPIEKVLPAFRDFLGPSVLVAHNATFDFSFLNFEFRRIFGIGLRNPILCTLRMARRFLPSLKRRRLDLLAEHFGLSTAGRHRGLGDARMAAEILSVFLEIAENMGIGRLDRLLDLHGRGPSGRRIERHVSPEDIAALPLAPGVYLMRNARGDLLYVGKARRLRERVGSYFTAAVNAKTAELISHVYAIETRVARSALEAALLESELIRELKPPYNRMLKSVAPAYFIKLDLSDEFPRVVVAPRIGARPGVRYLGPFIGRRSLDHSIHALSRILGLRTCSGRLAPDPDFSPCLYGQMGHCCAPCNAGISADAYGVRVRRAMVFLQGRGGQLLGDLARARDDAASALRYEEAARLRRDLESLVTLSHRASRLSQVITENNLVIVTGSDDDRAAHVVLSGRLALTRKLDSPAAGTEVRDFVIQHFERYKARPVTRDELEPMQIVARWLRERTPDEGRLIYLSGPNIETWALEMRAEEGAAGTALPESAPN; from the coding sequence TTGAATACTGCACGCGATCCGCGTGCGACTACCAAAGAGAAACTGTACGCGTTTCTGGAGTCGCGGCCGGCGGGGGCCGATGCGCGCGAACTGCTGGGCCTGTTGCTGTCGGGCGCTGGCTCTGATCCGGAACTCGCCGCGCGGATCGTCAACACGCTGCTCGCTTCCGATCCCAATTTTGTTTTCGATACGGCGACCTCGCTGTGGTCGTTGCGCAGGTGCGCGGCGCTGCGGGTGCCGCTGAACGAAGCGTCGTTCTGCGTCGTTGACCTGGAGACCACCGGCGGGCGGGCGGGACCCGGCACGATCATCGAGATCGGCGCTTATCGGATGGTGGGGCGCAGAATGGTCGAGTCATTTGAGACGCTGGTGCGGCCTCAGGGGCCGATTCCGCGCTTCATCAGTGGGCTCACCTCGATCAGTAATGAGATGGTGACCGCGGCGCCACCGATCGAAAAGGTCTTGCCCGCGTTTCGCGACTTTCTTGGTCCCTCGGTGCTGGTCGCGCACAACGCCACGTTCGATTTTTCATTTCTGAACTTCGAATTCCGTCGAATCTTTGGAATCGGGTTGCGCAATCCGATCCTGTGCACGCTGCGCATGGCACGACGCTTTCTTCCATCGCTCAAGCGAAGACGCCTCGATCTGCTGGCGGAGCATTTCGGATTGTCTACCGCCGGACGGCATCGCGGTCTCGGCGATGCGCGCATGGCGGCTGAAATTTTGAGCGTCTTTCTGGAAATAGCGGAAAACATGGGAATTGGCCGGCTCGACCGCTTGCTTGATCTGCATGGCCGCGGCCCTTCCGGTCGTCGCATCGAGCGGCATGTTTCGCCCGAAGACATTGCGGCGCTGCCCCTGGCGCCCGGGGTTTATCTGATGCGCAATGCGCGTGGCGACCTGCTCTACGTCGGCAAAGCCCGCCGCCTGCGCGAGCGCGTCGGGTCGTATTTCACCGCGGCGGTTAACGCCAAGACGGCAGAGCTTATCAGCCATGTTTACGCCATCGAGACGCGCGTCGCGCGATCGGCGCTGGAGGCAGCATTGCTTGAGTCGGAGCTGATTCGCGAACTCAAGCCACCATACAACCGAATGCTGAAGTCGGTCGCGCCGGCCTATTTCATCAAGCTGGACCTGAGCGACGAATTTCCGCGCGTTGTGGTCGCGCCCCGGATAGGCGCACGTCCCGGGGTCAGGTATCTGGGTCCGTTCATCGGACGACGCAGCCTCGACCATTCCATACATGCGCTGTCGAGAATTCTGGGTTTGCGGACCTGCTCCGGAAGACTTGCGCCCGATCCCGACTTTTCGCCTTGTCTCTACGGGCAGATGGGTCATTGTTGCGCGCCCTGCAACGCGGGCATCAGCGCCGACGCCTATGGAGTCCGCGTACGCCGGGCGATGGTTTTTTTGCAAGGACGCGGAGGGCAGCTTTTGGGCGACCTGGCACGCGCTCGCGATGACGCCGCATCCGCGCTGCGCTACGAGGAAGCGGCGAGATTGCGCCGTGACCTGGAATCGCTGGTGACCCTGTCGCACCGCGCCTCGCGGCTGAGCCAGGTCATCACCGAGAACAACCTGGTCATCGTCACTGGTTCCGACGACGACCGCGCCGCACACGTGGTTCTCTCGGGACGACTCGCCCTGACCCGGAAACTAGATTCGCCAGCGGCGGGGACGGAAGTAAGAGACTTTGTTATCCAACACTTCGAGCGCTATAAGGCAAGGCCGGTTACACGCGACGAACTGGAACCGATGCAAATCGTCGCGCGCTGGCTTCGCGAGCGCACGCCCGACGAGGGGCGTCTCATCTACCTGAGCGGACCAAATATTGAGACCTGGGCGCTAGAAATGAGGGCAGAAGAAGGCGCCGCCGGGACGGCGCTACCAGAGTCAGCTCCGAATTAG